GTTTTATACGATGGCACTAATGCCTGGATAATTGACTGGCCGCAGAGCGTAAGTGTGAAGCATCCCAATGCCGGCATATTGCTGAAACGCGATATACAAAATATCTTGAAATTCTTCAAGAGAAAATATGGTCTCGAATATCAGATTGCAGATGCTTTGAATTATGTAAGATGTTAGCCAGCAAACTTGAGTATTTCAGCTTTATCAGTTCTTTCCCATGTAAAGTCAGGATCGTTTCTACCGAAATGACCGTATACAGATGTCTTTCTATAGATTGGTCTCTTCATGTTTAGATTTTTGATTATAGATGCTGGCCTCATGTCAAAATTCTTTAGAACGATATCCTCAATCCTTTCTTCCGGTATTTTGCTAGTGCCAAAAGTGTTAACCGTTAATGACACAGGTTCGGCCACTCCTATTGCATACGCAACCTGAATTTCACATTTACCTGCCAATCCTGCAGCTACGATGTTCTTAGCAACATATCTAGCCATGTAAGATGCAGATCTATCAACCTTACTTGGATCCTTACCAGAGAAAGAACCACCGCCGTGGCTGCCCACGCCGCCATATGTGTCCGCAATTAGTTTTCTGCCTGTCAATCCGCTATCAGCGGCTGGTCCACCAATTACAAATCGACCTGTCGGATTTATGTAGTATATTGTATTTCTGTCGAGCATATCCCCACATACAGGCTCAACCACTCTTGCAATAACCTCCCTCCTAATGGTTTCATTATCGACATCAGGAGCATGCTGCGTTGACACGACAATGGTTTGGATTCTTTTGGGCTTACCATTATCATATTCCACAGTAACCTGTGATTTCCCATCAGGCCTGACCCAATCCAATTCTTTCTTCTTCCTGACGGCGCTTAGTCGCATGGTAATTTTGTGCGCCAAGTTAATTGGCATAGGCATCAATTCGGCGGTTTCATTGGTAGCATATCCGAACATTAGACCTTGGTCACCTGCACCCTGTTCCTTGCTTTCAGAGGGCGTTACCCCCATCGAAATATCCGGACTCTGCTCATGCAGTGAAACGAGTATTCTACAAGTGTTGTAATCAAAACCATCGTTGGAACTATCATAGCCTATTTCACGTATCGTTCGGCGTGTGATATCCTCAACGTTAACCTGACCCTTGCTCGTAACTTCGCCTACCACAACGCATAGACCAGTTGTAGCAAGAACTTCAGCCGCTACCCTAGACTCGGGGTCCAGTTTAAGATATTCGTCTAGCAATGCATCTGCAATCTGATCACAAACCTTGTCTGGATGCCCTTCAGTTACGGATTCAGAGGTAAATAACTTTCTACCCATAGACCCACCCACATTTTTTCAAGAAATATTGATTTGAACATAGCCCTTCATAGCTCGTTTTCCAATTTAATGAATAGTACGTTATTACCCCTTATAACCACCTTTCCATAGTTTGCTACATGAGTAGAACCGTTAAACTCCTCCGCATCAATTAATATCAGATTCATGTAGGAATCAACGTTACTCATCTTTCCACGATACTCATATTCACTCTTAAGTCGTACAGCCACTTTCTTGTTGATTGACCTCTGAAGAAGCGTCAGCGGTCTCTTAGGTTGTTGCTGTGACAAATACCTCACTTTTGCAGTGTTGGAGCAGAAGCTAGAATAAAAATCTTCCCTCCCATAATGCATTTCCTAGCTGTTACAGTTTATGAGTGTGTATTTTTTATGATATTTTATGACAAGTATAAGCACCGGTTCTGCATCACTAGATAAAATGCTCGATGGCGGAGTTAGGGTTGGTGTGCTCACTGATGTATTTGGTGCAAGCGCCTCAGGAAAAACACAGTTATGTTTTGAATTATGTGTTAATTGTACCAAGCCTAAGAACAAGGGAGGGTTAGATGCCAATGCTCTCTTCATAGATGCTACCAATACATTTAGACCAGAGCGAATATTAAGCATAGCAAGAAGTAACGACATCAATAGTAATATACTTGATAAGATCTATCTTCAAAGAGTCTATAGTAGTGAGGATCAAATACGTGCAATTGAACGCATACCCAGCATGCGTGATTTAAAACTTGTAATAGTTGACAGTATAAGCGATCTGTTCTCCTTTGAATACAAACAATCGCTCGCGGCAGAAAAACACATGAGGTTTATGCAGATGATGCGCCAATTGGCCGCTTATGCAGTTAACTGTGATATAGCCGTTGTTGTAACCAACAACGTTAGATCTGGTGGGGGGGAGCAGACAGAATATCTGGGGCGCTCAATCTCATCTTATGCACATGTGAAGATAGCCATCTCAAAAGAAAACAGTGTGTTCAAGGCAAAATTGTTGTATCCAGCACTAGAGTCTCGGACTGCCCTTTTCAAAATTACTGAGAAAGGTATAACAGATGTGTAGATCGCATGGAAACTTTTAAGAATGAGTCCCTATTGGTTCATTAGTAATGAGGAGTCTTACAAAATTCGTTATGCTGGGCCTATTGCTGCTATCATTTGCCGCGATTGTTAATATGGGCAGCGCTTTTGCAGAAACAGTGGAAGTAGCGATAGAACTAGGTTCGGCGGATGCTAACAGCGGGAAATCGTACGATCCGAAGGAAGTTACTGTAACTCCCGGAACAACAGTCATATGGACAAACATGGATACTGCTGGGCACACTGTTACAAGCGGTGATGTTAAAGATGCAAGTACATGGGCGAACTTGTTTGACTCGGGCTTTCCATTAATGCCGCCTGGTGCTACGTTCGAGTTCAAGTTCGACAAGGTTGGTGAATATCCGTATTTCTGTCAAGTTCACCCTTGGATGACTGGCAAAGTAATAGTAAAGGAAGCTGCACCGCCACCACCACCACCTCCAATGCCTGAACCTACCCCAACACCGGAACCCGAGGAAGGAACTATTACCGTGACACATGAGGGTAGGAGTTTTGATGTAATGGTTACCATGTCTAACGGAGCTGTCACGGCTATAGACGTTGATCCTGACTTTACTAGTGTGATATTGACGGTAGAAGCAGATGGTGATGGAGAACTGTTGGTAACATTGCCTAGAGCCTTGATAGACGCGAAAATGAATGGTGCAGATGACCAATTCATTGTATTAGTTGATGGTGATGAAGTCGATTACATGGAACACCATACAAGCGCTACAGAGAGAGCCCTGTCGATAGAAATACCTGCTGGTACAACAGAAGTTGAAATAGTTGGCACATGGGTGGTACCTGAATTTCCAATTGCTGTTATGGCAGTAATGGGCATGATAGTTGCTACGGCTATAGCAGTAAGCAGGTTCAGAAATCCGCTAAAGCCGTAGTCAACAATCTTTCTTTTCTCTTCCAAAAAACTATGCTTATCGTACGACCGTCACTGAAAGTATTGCAATTATTAAAAATATTATGCCTACCGCAATTACCCAATTAGGATAAAGTTCCTGCAACGTCATACCATATACTACTATGGCAAGACCTACGACCAGTATTATAACAAAACCTGGAATCCTCGACAGGGGATGCACTGTAAAGGTTCATTACATGCCTTATTTGGGTATACCGCCAGCAGTTGATTATTTATGTATTTCAAATGAGATCTTTCTTTGATTCGGCTGTTTCCTAGAACATACTAATCCTTCTACGTGTACTCCATTGCTTTATTCCTTTCATCATAGAAGGGGCTGGTGACCATGCCAGATGCCATACGTATCATCATGTACACTACAGCAAATCATATCAAGAATAGAGTAGATTCCGTTAATTGTATTAATAATAGCGGTTACAATAAACGCTTTTGCCAGATCATGATTCAGTTGATTTATTCATCACCATGAGTGCACTCCGTTCCTGTGGAGCCATTTAGTTTTGTTCGCAATCGAATGCCTCAGCATGGACAATATATTCCATCTCACGGCGTGAACAGCTGACATACCTGAAATCCCTATTTCCTACCAAATACTTTTTACCATGCCTTTCTTTCCTTGCCATATGCATAGGGCGATATATCTTTACAGGCTATTATTTGCCAACTCCGATGCAAAGTAAATACAAGGCAAACTATTTCCTCTCCCCTTTAACCAAAAAATCACAATCACTGCAAATGAGCATCCTTTCTTAATTTTAACGTACCAATATGGTGCCAATTATATTATGGTTCTGTATTCGAGTGCTGCGGCCACACATATAATGACCATCATACATATTTCGCTTAAGTGAAACATGGAATAGTGATTTCGAATACCAATTTTTGATAATATGCAAAATTGCTGTAAAAACACTCTACGCTAGCCATTCAATATAGCATGTAAGTCATGAAGAGTGTGTATCGTATTGCTCTTTCCTTCCCTATCGATCAGGATTGCGTTAACACCTTCTGCATGCGGTTCCTCAAAATCATGTATAGGGTCGTCTCCTATGTGCAAGACCTGATCAGGTCTTACTGCAAGATGCGTACACACTTGCCTATAGAAATGTCTGTTCTTAACTGTTTCCTTGAAATCAGATACGGATGAAAATGTATGGGATATACAGTTTGCGCTATCCATTAACTTGATTTTATGCGATAACATACTCCTTGCATTGTTAGTGCATATGATAATTGAATAGTCTTTAGCAAATTCATGGAGTAGGTTTGCATCTTCATAAATACCATCTCTGTAGTTAACACTGCTCAAGACATCCTGTACTGGTACGTCCAGGTCTAACCTGTTGAACCAGTACTCTGGAATGTACCATCGTGGATCGCTTTCACCAATCTTCTTGTACTCATCAAAGAGAAATCGCTGTGCTTCGTTGAAAGGTATACCTTCTTTGTTTGCCAGTAAAGATGGTATCCTTTCGTTCCAGAATATATCATCTAATCCTTTTCGGAATAATGTACCATCCAGATCAAATGATAACGCTTTTAGCAGAGAGATATTGATTTTGCAAGCATCAATGCTCGATCTGAATCCTTCTCCACTATATCTTCGTTTTTGTACTTTTTGTTGAAATAAATCAAGTCGATCATCTTGCACTTGTCCATGTTTATAACCGTGGTTCCATCTGAACCATCAGTATGGGCATTTGTAAGTACTACAAGTCTGTCGGCATCTAAATTAGCTTTGTTGGATATCTTCTGTATGCTCTTTACATGATCTTTATCTATGGCTACTGCAATAGCCACCCTGCTACCATCTGCGTCCTTATACAAAGCTTCTATGTCAAGGTTATCTGTCCCTTTGCCGTTTGACACCTCTGGTTGTGATACCTTACCCTGTTCATGCGCAAACATGACCAAGCTTTTGACAGCATCCTTCACACTATTTTCCAGAACAGAGGTATCGCTGCAGTCCCTCCTAATCCTGATGAATTCAGAAATTGGAACATTCATTATGCTTCCCTTAACCCGTAGTCCCGGGTATGCTTGTCTTATGGTTTCGTCTATAGCATCCTCAGTTATCGTATTAGAGTTCTGCCTGCTTGCAATCTCCATCGCATGGTACATGATGTTGAGCATCGAGCGTATGCTCCTGAACTCCTGAAATTCGTCATAAATTACCTTTACCTTACTTACTATATCATTTCCATGTTTTTCAAAGGTAAGGTCTCTTACATTATGCCTTATGTATTCCAATACAATATCGGAAACTTCATCGAAGGTGCTGGAGCCAGCAAGATCTATCTTGTAATTCGCTTTTTCTAACCTATCGAAAACAGATGGTGCGACGTTTTTTACATCAGCATACAGTGACGGTGTTGTGATTAGCAGCAATATCGTTGAAGGCAAGTGTGCGTTTATGACAGCCTTGACAAAGTCAACCGAGTCTGGGTTTGCATCAAATTCGTCTATTTCTAGAAGTGTTATCTTATTAAGGAATCTAAGATTCAACCTTGCCATAGCCGCTAGTCTTGCTAACATTGTTTCAAGGCTTGTCGTGTTAGAGGTATTCCTGAAATCATCGAACATGACCTGTTTCAATATTGCGCGTTCGTCAACGCTGAACTCTCCGATAAGAAACTCGTTCAATGCATGAATATCAGGTAGGCGCTTACCACGGAGTACTTCCTCGGCGAGTGTTTCAATACTTTTACCTCCAAAGAAGGGTGGTCTGAAGACCTTCTTTGCTAGCCGGTCTCCACTTAGAGACCTTTGTTTGACATAATCTACAACTGCAGTTTTCAGTTCTTTAACATAATCATCACTGAAACCATCTATCAGTGCTGAGTAAAGACTGGTTAGGTTTTTTGGTGATATAGTGCTAAGGTCAACGTATGAGCAGATTATACCTTCTTGTGTAGCCTTTATATGCAAGGCAAGGTGTGTTTTGCCAGCTCCAACATCCTGTATCACCGTAATCAAACGAAAGTCTCTTTCACTTGCGCTTTTTTCGTTAGACACTTTACTAGAAAGCTCTTTGATGCAGTTCAATATCGCCTGTTTTGAATCCTTATGCCTAGGGCCTCCTAATATTCTCGCATCCATCAAGGTCGGCGTTGGACTGCTCGGAAATGGGTTATCTTTCAGGTTGTATGGATACATTATATGCACCTCACAAATCCATGTACCAGACCTCTGACCATTACTCCTTCGTTGCCACCGGATGAAAGTTCATATCTGTTGTTGAACTGGTCAAAGAGTTGTGAAGCAAGAGAATAGAAATTCTGCTTTGATATGTCATACTTATCGCATATCCTTTCCCTTACCATAGCGAGCTCAACCCAGCCTATAGAAGTCGGAATTTCTGTTAATGTACGGTCAAACTCCATCTTGAACTGATCCAGTGTTAATTTAGTTGCATGACCATTTCCGTTTCCGTTTTCATTCACCTTTGGCAGGGGTTGCATTGTTGCCGCTGACTGTACCTCTGTAACAAGTGTGCTTACCTTGCTATTTAGTTCGGTAGTCATATTCTGGACCTTCTTATTCAAATCCTCATTTATCTTGGAAACTGTATTTGATATTAGTTCGGTAGTCATATTCTGGACCTTCTTATTCAAATCCTCATTTATCTTGGAAACTGTATTTGATATGGTGCTTCTTGTATTGGAATACATATCGAATATCAACTTGAACTTGGGATCACTGTTAAGAAGGTGCTGCATGTAGTTCTCCTTTGACCAATAGGTTAATGCTCGCCCTTTCTTTTCCGTGAAGACAATGCCTCTTGATATCAGTTCCTCAATGGCCTTATCCGCCCTCGTACCGAATTCCTTCTTAAGCTTCATTCTTGCGATACCTGCGGCGCCAGCAGATTCGATCCTTTTATAGAGCTTCTCTGTAGACATCAAGGATAACTCATTTTACAAATCATTTATGCGATGGTGTCATGTAACATGAACAAAGTACTAATTATTTTTACATTATGAGAATTAAATCATGCAGCTGTATATCTGAAGCCATTCTCCAGATGATTTTGAGCACTATTATCGCAGTTGTAATTATATAGCGAAGAATTTAATATGTATGGTTGAATAATTATTGCGTCTCATGATAAAAAAGGGGGGTAAGGAGTACATTCATACCGTCACGAGGTTGGGCACGGTAAGCATTCCCATCCCTTTACGGAGGAAGTATAACATAGCGAAGGGGTCAAAGATAAGGTTTGTCGATACTAATAATGGAATACAACTGATCCCACTCATATCGCTAAAAAATCTCTTTGGTGCTGAAAGGGACAAGGCCAATACCATAAATTCTATTGCAAGGGAGATCCTGAACCAGAGGTAACTGGATGGCAGACCATAGAACGTTCGTACTTGACAGTATCATATTGTTGCAGTATATTGCTGGTGATAGCAGAGTAGAAGAATTGGTTAACAGGATAAGTGATGGAGTATACGACGGTTATATGCTTGAACAGGGGGTTTCTGAGATCTATGAGAAATTGAATGAGAAACTTGGTATCGATACCGCGAACAGAGTGCTAGAAGCCATCAAGAACTCGAGGATAAAAATAGTTGATACTGATTACGAATTGATGAAGAAAGCTGGGGAACTCAAGGCAGCTCACAAAGGCAGGATTTCAATGATGGGAGCGTATATGATTGCATTGGCAAAGAACCTCAATGCTGTGCTGGTCACATGTGATGAAAATATAGTAAGAGTTAACGAAGTGAAGACCGAGTTTGTGAAGATAAAGCTTTAGATTCCGCTCTCCTCGTATTCTTTTAACTTCTCCTTTCCTCTCTTCATCAGTGTGAAGATCATCAGCAGCACACCAATCCATATAGCGCTCAAAACAACGTTCTGGAAACTAACATAAACATATGGCTGTGCTTCGATGATATGCTTCACAAGTTCAATTAGTTCCAGTCTTACATCTTGAAGGCCGGTGTTGAAGGCCTCGTTGTCTCTAGGCACAGTTGACAGAGTTCTAAGTCTGTCCATCAGAAGATCTATATCCTTCTGCATCAAGGCAAAATCTGTAGTTGCTGTAGGGAATGCCCAGACAGGATTGCCTTCCTTCGGAATTAGTGGCTTTGTGCTGACGAGGTAATCAAGCATCATTTCAGGTGACGGCGAAGTGATCGCTCTTTGCAGATACCCCTTTGCTTTTTCTAGGGGGTAAACGGTTTGACTGTAACCAATATACGCCATGGTAATACCAAACATAAGCAAGCCCAATATTCCTGCCATCACCGCTTTATAGTGTCTTGCTACCATGACTCTCCCTCATTATCTCCTTTAGTTTACCACCCTGCCCATTTTTAAGTTTTGAAAACATCGAATGGGTTATGCTGAGGTACGATATGTAGATGAAACCCATTGTTTGTAGCGCAAGTATTGGTGCATATACGGGATTGCCACTGAATATTGCTATGAATATACCAAGTATGCCGTAGGCACCTAAGAACATTTCTAACAATGTGGTTTTTGTAAATGGTAGTGCATATGCTTTATCCTTCCAGCTCTCTCCTTTCCTTGTAATTCCAAACTTTGGCGTTCGTAGAAACTCTGGTCTTCCACCATTCAAAGCATCGAATACCGCTATCGTATTGTTAACAGATATTCCGGTTGCGAACCATATCAAGTACAGATATGCTTTTGTCTTGTTCCACCACGACTGCTGCCAGAGCCGTTTTATCACATATATGTAAAATGCAGGGCCAAAGAGCAGGTACACTACCAATGCAGCGACGGGATAAATGCTAGCCGGATAAAGTTTGAAATCCATCGCAAGCAGCAAAGGAAGCAGCAAGAACTGAACTATCATAAGTGGATGTACTACGTGCCTTGTTAGTTGTATGAATGCCTGTATCTTCGTATCTACAGGCAATTTCCTGTGCGTCATTATATCACTCAAAAGTTTGATAGCGCATTGTATAGATCCCTTTGCCCATCTGTACTGCTGCCTCTTTACTGCGTTAATCTGAACAGGCAATTCCCCATCGCATATTATAGAGTCTAGAAATAGGGCTCGCCACCCTTTCATCTGGGCCCTATAACTAAGGTCGAGATCTTCCACCAAAGTGTTAGTGTGCCATCCCCCTGCATCATCAATGCAATTTCTACGCCATATGCCAGCGGTACCGTTAAAGTTCATGAAGAGATGCGTCAGGCTCTTTGCCTTTTGCTCGATCAAGAAGTGAAAGTCAAGACTTAAAGCCTGTGCTTCGGTTAATGGAGAGTAATCTTCGTTCAGATGCCCCCACCTACATTGCACCATACCGATTTTCTCTGACGTAAAGTATGTCATAGCCTTTTGTAGAAACCATATAGGAGGAACAAAATCTGCGTCAAAAATAGCGATAAATTCACCCTTAGCGGTCTTGAGTCCTTCCCTTAACGCTCCAGCTTTGTATCCAACCCTTTTATTTCTTGTTATATGCTCTATATCATAGCCCAATGCTCTATAATGTTCTACCACACTTCTACACAATTCTTTGGTATCATCGGTAGAGTCATCAAGAACCTGTATTTGTAATTTATCTCTAGGATAATCCATTGCACATACAGAATTAATAAGCCTAGCAGCTACATATCGTTCATTAAATATTGGGAGTTGAACTGTAATTAATGGAAAACCATTTGCAACTTGTTTAAGCCTTCTCCTATTTTTCCATGACATATATACTAGATAATAGAAATTGAAACTGTAAAGAGACATTATCCAAGAAACTGTGATAAAGACCACAAACACTATGTAGGTCAGCATTTAGCGTATTTGCCCTGTAGTAACTATATATACTCTATGAGAATGGCATTGTTCTCTT
Above is a genomic segment from Nitrososphaerales archaeon containing:
- the metK gene encoding methionine adenosyltransferase, which gives rise to MGRKLFTSESVTEGHPDKVCDQIADALLDEYLKLDPESRVAAEVLATTGLCVVVGEVTSKGQVNVEDITRRTIREIGYDSSNDGFDYNTCRILVSLHEQSPDISMGVTPSESKEQGAGDQGLMFGYATNETAELMPMPINLAHKITMRLSAVRKKKELDWVRPDGKSQVTVEYDNGKPKRIQTIVVSTQHAPDVDNETIRREVIARVVEPVCGDMLDRNTIYYINPTGRFVIGGPAADSGLTGRKLIADTYGGVGSHGGGSFSGKDPSKVDRSASYMARYVAKNIVAAGLAGKCEIQVAYAIGVAEPVSLTVNTFGTSKIPEERIEDIVLKNFDMRPASIIKNLNMKRPIYRKTSVYGHFGRNDPDFTWERTDKAEILKFAG
- a CDS encoding glycosyltransferase produces the protein MSWKNRRRLKQVANGFPLITVQLPIFNERYVAARLINSVCAMDYPRDKLQIQVLDDSTDDTKELCRSVVEHYRALGYDIEHITRNKRVGYKAGALREGLKTAKGEFIAIFDADFVPPIWFLQKAMTYFTSEKIGMVQCRWGHLNEDYSPLTEAQALSLDFHFLIEQKAKSLTHLFMNFNGTAGIWRRNCIDDAGGWHTNTLVEDLDLSYRAQMKGWRALFLDSIICDGELPVQINAVKRQQYRWAKGSIQCAIKLLSDIMTHRKLPVDTKIQAFIQLTRHVVHPLMIVQFLLLPLLLAMDFKLYPASIYPVAALVVYLLFGPAFYIYVIKRLWQQSWWNKTKAYLYLIWFATGISVNNTIAVFDALNGGRPEFLRTPKFGITRKGESWKDKAYALPFTKTTLLEMFLGAYGILGIFIAIFSGNPVYAPILALQTMGFIYISYLSITHSMFSKLKNGQGGKLKEIMRESHGSKTL
- a CDS encoding HAD family hydrolase: MQDDRLDLFQQKVQKRRYSGEGFRSSIDACKINISLLKALSFDLDGTLFRKGLDDIFWNERIPSLLANKEGIPFNEAQRFLFDEYKKIGESDPRWYIPEYWFNRLDLDVPVQDVLSSVNYRDGIYEDANLLHEFAKDYSIIICTNNARSMLSHKIKLMDSANCISHTFSSVSDFKETVKNRHFYRQVCTHLAVRPDQVLHIGDDPIHDFEEPHAEGVNAILIDREGKSNTIHTLHDLHAILNG
- a CDS encoding AbrB/MazE/SpoVT family DNA-binding domain-containing protein; amino-acid sequence: MIKKGGKEYIHTVTRLGTVSIPIPLRRKYNIAKGSKIRFVDTNNGIQLIPLISLKNLFGAERDKANTINSIAREILNQR
- a CDS encoding PIN domain-containing protein — its product is MADHRTFVLDSIILLQYIAGDSRVEELVNRISDGVYDGYMLEQGVSEIYEKLNEKLGIDTANRVLEAIKNSRIKIVDTDYELMKKAGELKAAHKGRISMMGAYMIALAKNLNAVLVTCDENIVRVNEVKTEFVKIKL
- a CDS encoding plastocyanin/azurin family copper-binding protein gives rise to the protein MRSLTKFVMLGLLLLSFAAIVNMGSAFAETVEVAIELGSADANSGKSYDPKEVTVTPGTTVIWTNMDTAGHTVTSGDVKDASTWANLFDSGFPLMPPGATFEFKFDKVGEYPYFCQVHPWMTGKVIVKEAAPPPPPPPMPEPTPTPEPEEGTITVTHEGRSFDVMVTMSNGAVTAIDVDPDFTSVILTVEADGDGELLVTLPRALIDAKMNGADDQFIVLVDGDEVDYMEHHTSATERALSIEIPAGTTEVEIVGTWVVPEFPIAVMAVMGMIVATAIAVSRFRNPLKP
- a CDS encoding U6 snRNA-associated Sm-like protein LSm6 encodes the protein MSQQQPKRPLTLLQRSINKKVAVRLKSEYEYRGKMSNVDSYMNLILIDAEEFNGSTHVANYGKVVIRGNNVLFIKLENEL